The genomic segment CCGGGCTTGAGAAAGGCCTGCCAGCTCTGGCCATCCAGCGACTTGATCAGGGTGGCTTCGAATGTCACGCTCTGACCGTCGCGCTCACGGGTGCCCTTGAGCTGGGTCGGCAGGACGCGCGTATTGTTGATGACCAGCAGGTCGCCGGCCTTCAGCAGCGACGGCAGGTCGCCGACGCGCCAGTCTTCGCGCACCTCGCCATCGACACGCAGCAGCCGCGCGGCCTCACGTGGGGTAACAGGCCGCAGCGCAATGCGATCCTCAGGCAGGTCAAAATCGAAATCGGAAACCTTCATGCCCGCTTAAAAGGCGATTGCGAGCCGAAAATCAAGAGGCGCGCGGCGTGTCCGCACTGGCCTCAGACGCGGTTTCATTGCCTTCGATCCAGTTTTCGCCGTCGATCATTTCGGCAAAGATGCGGATGACGCGGGTGGGGAAGGTGACCGGATAGGCCTTGGCGCGCGCCAGGACCAGTGGGTCCTGACTGATGATGGCCACCTTGCGCCCCATGTCGCGGCCCTGAGCGATAGTGGCCCACTGACGCGCCAGACGCCCCAGTTCCTCAAAGGGCACAAAGCCCTCAAAGCGGCGCATATCGATGATGATGTCGTAGAGCCAGACCTCGCCCACGCTTTCGAGATAGCGCGCGATGCCGTTGACGATCTCCTGACCGTCCACATCACCGATGTAGCGGATAGTGATACGCTTCTGTTCGTCGTTCTGCGAAAAGTTCAGACGGGAGCGCGGGGTCATAGGGCAGGCTCCGAATGTTGGCGACACCGTTGTCTTAACCTAACACACGTCTGTCCACAAACAAAAAACCGGCCGGACAGGTGTCCGACCGGCGGGTTCTGTCAAAGCGGGCTTACACGCCTCAGGCGGCGTCAGCGGCGACCTTGAAACTGACGATCTTGCCCGGCGCGCGCGGCGGCTCGCCCTTGGGCAGGGCATCGACGTGTTCCATGCCTTCGGTCACTTCGCCCCAGACGGTGTACTGGCCATCGAGGAAGCGGGCGTCGGCAAAGCAGATGAAAAACTGGCTGTCGGCCGAGTCGGGGTTTTGCGAACGCGCCATCGAGCAAACGCCGCGCACGTGCGGCTCGCGCGAAAATTCGGCCTTCAGCTTCTTGCCCGAGCCGCCATAGCCCTGACCTTCCGGATCGCCGCCCTGAGCCATGAAGCCCGGAATGACGCGGTGGAAGACGATACCGTCATAGAAGCCCTGA from the Asticcacaulis excentricus genome contains:
- a CDS encoding STAS/SEC14 domain-containing protein, which encodes MTPRSRLNFSQNDEQKRITIRYIGDVDGQEIVNGIARYLESVGEVWLYDIIIDMRRFEGFVPFEELGRLARQWATIAQGRDMGRKVAIISQDPLVLARAKAYPVTFPTRVIRIFAEMIDGENWIEGNETASEASADTPRAS
- a CDS encoding peptidylprolyl isomerase codes for the protein MSEDLENTLILTLESGDVRIKLRPDLAPNHVARIKELCRQGFYDGIVFHRVIPGFMAQGGDPEGQGYGGSGKKLKAEFSREPHVRGVCSMARSQNPDSADSQFFICFADARFLDGQYTVWGEVTEGMEHVDALPKGEPPRAPGKIVSFKVAADAA